One Salarias fasciatus chromosome 22, fSalaFa1.1, whole genome shotgun sequence DNA segment encodes these proteins:
- the LOC115409446 gene encoding uncharacterized protein LOC115409446, whose protein sequence is MGVSPELKAEVISSLCGEPVKLYDSRTFQGRVPPQKLSVDDFLLRTILGNQETYRELFLDVENFFDPDYDYDFTNLSDSDLLCKRGDEYYERPKGWYRMALKVRGKYPDGDDWLGPDGWRRHSVPGEWPVSYHGTSIDGAKGIIKEWYKAGDRDQYGRGVYSTPDIHVADYFATTFSSPTTGKCYKVIMQNRINGDKREKCDEPDYWLIPVESGTPPDEEKSIVERSIRPYGILIKEIRDEGTPAHQDSFCTII, encoded by the exons ATGGGAGTGAGCCCAGAATTGAAAGCTGAAGTCATTTCTTCACTTTGTGGAGAACCTGTAAAACTTTATGACAGCAGAACTTTTCAAGGGAGAGTACCTCCTCAGAAGCTGTCGGTGGATGACTTTTTGCTTCGCACCATCCTCGGGAACCAGGAGACGTATCGGGAGCTTTTCTTGGATGTCGAAAACTTTTTCGACCCAGACTATGACTACGACTTCACCAATCTCTCAGACTCAGATCTTTTATGTAAGAGAGGGGATGAATATTATGAGCGTCCAAAAGGCTGGTACCGCATGGCCCTGAAGGTCAGAGGTAAATATCCAGACGGAGACGATTGGCTGGGACCCGATGGCTGGAGGAGACACTCCGTGCCCGGGGAATGGCCTGTTTCATACCATGGAACAAGTATCGATGGCGCCAAAGGCATCATCAAGGAGTGGTACAAAGCCGGAGACAGAGATCAGTATGGAAGGGGAGTCTACTCTACGCCCGACATCCACGTGGCGGACTATTTTGCCACAACCTTCAGCTCGCCCACGACGGGGAAATGCTACAAAGTGATCATGCAAAACCGAATCAACGGCGACAAGAGAGAGAAATGCGACGAGCCAGACTACTGGCTGATTCCCGTCGAGAGCGGAACACCACCTGATGAAGAGAAATCCATAGTGGAGCGCTCAATTCGACCCTACGGCATTTTGATCAAGGAGATAAGAG ATGAAGGAACGCCGGCACATCAAGACAGCTTCTGCACCATCATCTAA